The genomic DNA TGGCAAAACTGCACTTACTCTGTTTGGCGTATAATTGATTCTCCTTCATCAGTTGGAAAACAGATCTCAAGTGCTCCGCATGTTCTTCTTTCGTGGCACTATATACCAATATGTCATCAAAGAATATGAGTACGAACCGCCGCAGAAACTTCCTGAATACCGTGTTCATCAAATTCTGGAAGGTTGCAGGGGCGTTGGTTAggccaaaaggcatcaccaggTATTCATAGTGCCCATTGTGGGTTTTAAACGCTGTTTTATGCACATCCATAGGATCCATCCTCACCTGATGATACCCTGCTCTTAGATCAATCTTTGAGAATACACTAGACCCTCCCAACTCATCCAATAAATCCTCAATAAGAGGAATAGGGAACCTGTCCTTTACTGTTAACTCGTTAAGTCCTCTGTAATCGACACAGAGTCTCCATGtcccgtccttcttcttgaccaAGACTACAGGGGATGCATACGGACTGGAACTACCCTGAATGGTGCCCACTTCTAGTAGTTCTCCTACCATCTTATCAATCTCGTTCTTTTGGTGGACTGCATAGCGATACGGACGGATATTGATTGGGTTTGCTCCCTCCTTTAGTGGTATCTTATGGTCATGGTTTTCTCTGGAAGGAGGTAGTGTAGTCGGTTCTTTGAAGATCTCCTCGAACTCCTGCACTACTTCTCCAATTCCTGAATCCTCTGCAAGAACCGAGTTTTCACCCTCTATACTGCATAACTGCATTTCCTCCATGTTTCCTCCTTCTGCTGCGTATATCATAGAGATTTGAGCCTCTTGgtctcttatcttcttcaatttGTTTACTTTCACTCCTCGTACCGATCCTGGCTTAATACCATGCAACATCACCCTTTGGTTCCCATACTTAAAACTCATTTCCAGTTCCTTGAATTCCCACGAGATAACTCCTAAGGTTCGAAGCCACTGGATCACCAAAACCATGTCACAACCTCCCAATGGAATCAACATAAAGTCTGCAGTGAATGTTGTATTTTGGAAAGTCCACTGAAAGTTATAGACTgctccatgaaccatcaactTCCTGCCATCCGCAACTGATACTCGTGTCATTTGAGACGAGTCGATCACACAATCCAATCTTTCTGCAGAACGAGGGTCCATGAAGTTGTGAGTTGAACCCGAATCAACCAGCATGAGAATAATTCTTTTCCCATACAACCCTTTCACTCTCATTGTGTCATACTCCTCTACACCAGAGACTGCACTTACAGACACTCTAGGTGTGACTTCCATGGTTTCCAGactctcctcttcctcatcaCTCTCATACTCTCCACCCCCGACTTCGATAAGGTACAACTGCttccttttatgttttaggTAATGGTCAGGAGTATATTTTTCATCGCAGAAATAACACAACCCTTTAGCCCTTCTATCACTCATTTCTGCATTAGATAAAAACTTCTTGGAGCCTACCCCATCACCCTTTTCATCCGTCTTCTTCTCCGAATAACCTCCAGAATACGGCTCCTTCTTTACACCAAGAATACCTTTTCCACTCATGTTACCAGAAGATGGCTTAGTCGATGTCCCAAACTGTGAAATAGGCTTCGTGGGGTGAGCTTTCTCATAGAGGCGACCCAACATCAAGCAGTGGTGTACTGTTTGTGGCTGAAACATACGTACATGCATCTGAGTATCCACTCTTAGGCCTGCAAGGTAAGCACTAACCAAGTAATCCTCGGACATATTGACCCTTGTTCTAAGCAACTCAAATTTTTGGTGATAATCAACAATACCATCAGTCTCGTGTAACTTTTTAAGCTCAACAATTGGATCCTCTAACACATCATCAAATCTCTCCTTAATTTTCATCTTATATGCATCCCAATCTTGCAACAAATGACCATAAAGATTAGACTGTACCAGTGCATGGTGCCAATGAGCTGCGTGACTGTCGAAATGCACAGCTGCCATTTTGATCTTCCTCGAATGTGGTGTTCGATATAACTCAAATAAATCCTCTACCTTGAACAACCACTCTTTCACCCCATCACCATCGAAACGAGGAAAATCAATCTTACCCATCCTGGTGATAGTATCATAGTTCTCTGAAGACTCTGTTTGTCCCCTATCTTCAAGAGCCTTCGAATCTAAACACACCACGTGAGAGGTTGAAGCCCGAGGTGGACTCAGATCTCGTTCCATGGTACCTGGGATTGTCTCCTTGGATTTTAATAGGAGACTGATCGCTGAGAACATCTCTTTGATACTACTGTCAATCTTCTCGTTATGCTCCATCATTTTCGCCTCCAACGTGTCGGTGTGAGAGATCATTTTACTGATTTGAGGTCCGATGGCCTCCTCTGCCTCTCGTACCACCACGCTTGCTTCATGAGCCACAGTTTCCTTCAACGCCGTCTGAGAACGAGTTTCCGCCATAGTTTCCGAGGTCGGTTAGCTCTGATACCTTTGATAAcgaaaacacttttttttattagaaatggTAGAAGAACCAATGTTCGTAATAAACAAAGGAATCTGTTCCCAACTTACAAGAGTCTAGAGTAAGAAACAACTCCAATAAGAAGAGCAAACACCGTTTACAGATAtcggaaaaagagagaaagattacAAAAGATCTTATTCATAGATTATTCGCAATGGAGAAGACGACTGCAACGGCTTCTCCTTATAAAGCAGACTTTGGACTCTAGTGTTCCAGCTCGTATGTGCAACTCATGTGCGACAGCTCACCAACAACCACGTCGACGTTCCGTTAGCTACAAAACAGTCTTTCCACCAGCTTTAAACACGTGTCTGCCTTTATTCAAATGAAAAAACTCTGATAACGGAAACCCTGTAACATGATGCTCCTGTGGTGGACGTCGATTTTGATGGTGATTGGCTCATCACTCCGTCATCACCAAACAGGCCAGAGATCGTCGTCGGCTCCAACTCCGAGAATGCTGCTCCGTCGGCTATGGAGGTTGTGAATGAAGAAGACACAATCGAACAACCCATTGGGCCTGTTCCTTCTTTGGCTCCATCACCTTCTCATGGGCCTATACCTCCTTTAGCTCCAACAATTCTTATTGGGCCTACTCCAAGCCCAGAAAATCCACCATTGTCTTTTCCCTTTACCAACACACACCACACGATTGAGCCTTCGGATTCCGACGACAGGGAGGGTTCCCTAGAACTCGACCAATAGGTCATCGAAGAACTTGGCCGCGGAAAGCGTCCCAAACAGCCATCAATCAAACTGAAGGGGTTCGTTCTTCGCACAGTTCAGGCTGGTCCAATCTTACCGCAACCTACTTGCCCTTTTCCCGTCTCCGATATTTTGGATTGTGAGGAATTCTCTCCACAACATCGAGCTTTTCTCATGGCTCTTACTACTGGGGTTGAACCCACAACTTTCTGTGAAGCTGTCAGTGACAAACGATGGACTACAGCAATGGGGACCGAGATCGATGCTCATGGGATCAATCATACATGGGACATCACCAAACTACCTCCAGGTAAGAAAGTATTAGCGGTATATTCTGGGCTTAGTATTTTGGGCTTTAAACGTGTAGTTTACGTCAATGACGGTTTGTGTATACCCTAACtaaacatgtataaataaggtTGTAACCTAGATCAATAAAGGCAAGTCAGTTCAATACCTAATTCTACAAATCCCTCAAAAACGTGCATCATCAAGACCCATTACAAACTGATGAAGCTTCTCATTATCCCTTTCGGTAACAATTGCAGTCAGAATCGAACCATGGGGACACACCGGACTAGCTTGATAAGTTTTCAATTCATCCCAAAGATGACACAGCTTGCCGTAGTACTCTACGACCGTATGTCCGTGCTGGCGACAAGAGGCGAGCTGAGCCTTGATTTGATGAACTCGAACATTGTTAGTAACAGAGAAACGCTGCTGCAACTCATCCCAAAGAAGATGAGCATTAGAGATAAAAGTTACGGTGGTCTTAACTTTTGGCTCAATCGAAGCCCTTATCCAACCCACGATCATGGAATTCACGGTCTTCCAATTCTCAAAATCAGGATCGGTGCTTGAAGGCTTCGGGATTGTACCGTTGATGAAGCCTGTTTTCCGTTTGGCTTGAAGATCATTAAGCATCTCTTCAGACCATTCATTGTAGTTATCTCCGTTCAGCAAAACAGAGGTGATAACAGTTCCGGGGTTGTCGGAGCTTGAAAGTGTATACGGCGACACCACCGTGGAAACAGAGGAAGCGACGAGGGCCCCTGTAGAAGAAGACACATGTTCTCCGTGGGTACTCATGAAGATCTTGATACACAAGACAAGTCGAAACTATCGACGGACACAACCGAATCGAAACTTATCGATGAACAACaagaattttaaaacttttctagctctgataccatgtagaattaGGTATTGAACTGGCTTGCCTTTATTGATCTAGGTTACAaccttatttatacatgtttaGTTAGGGTATACACAAACCGTCATTGACGTAAACTACACGTTTAAAGCCCAAAATACTAAGCCCAGAATATATCGCTAATAGAAAGCTTTGGGTTCTAAATGGGTATACAGCATTAAATACCTGGCTGATGGTACTATTGAGCGCTATAAAGTGAGATTGGTAGTTCTAGGAAATAATCAAAAGGAAGGTGTAGATTATTCTGAAACATTCGCACCCGTTGTCAAGATGACCACAGTCCGAGCGACACTTAAGGTTGCCGCAGCTAGACACTGGTCCCTACATCAGATGGATGTCCACAACGCCTTCTTACATGGCGATTTAAATGAAGAAATCTACATGAAGTTGCCCCCGGGGTTTCGACCAGAGAATGGTGATCGTAATTTGGTTTGTCGATTGCGAAAATCTGTCTATGGTCTCCGCCAAGCACCCCGTTGCTGGTTTGAAAAGCTCCAAACTGCATTGCTCAAATATGGTTTCAAGTAGTCCTACTGTGATTACTCTCTTTTCACATTACACAAGGGGGACGTTTGCATTTACGTTCTTGTCTACGTAGATGATTTGGTTATCACAGACAACTGTTTGGAAACGATCTCGGAATTTAAAGAATATCTGAGCTCATGTTTTCATATGAAGGACCTTGGTGCCCTGAAATATTTCTTGGGCACTGAAGTAGCAAGGAGAGAGGATGGGATATtcttaaatcaacgaaaatatGCATTGGACATTCTAAAGGAAACAGGTCTCTTGGGCAGTACGCCAGAAACGTTTCCCATGGAACAACAACATGGTCTTGGTCGAGTCACAAGTCCACTTCTTGAGGAACCAGCACGCTATCGTCCCTTGGTGGGTCGCCTTATCTATCTCTTGGCTACATGACCGAATCTCACATACTCTGTCCACATTCTGTCGCAATTTATGCAGCGGCCAACACAAGCACATTGGGAAGTTGCATTACATGTTGTCTGCTACTTAAATGGATCTCCAGGTCAAGGGATTCTTTTATCCTCTGATGATGATTTGAAGCTAACTGGTTGGTGTGACGCGGATTGGGCAGGGTGCCCTGTTAATCGCCGTTCACTAATAGGGTGGCTTGTCTCCCTCGGAACCTCTCCTTTGTCATGACGTTCGAAAAAACAGAATGTTGTTTCTATGTCTTCAGCAGAGGCCGAGTATCACAGCATGTCACTGACACTACGTGAGCTTAAGTGGCTCAAAGGTTTGCTTGAGGACTTAAGGGGTCAAGCAAACGGATCCTATCGATCTCTACTGCGACAGCAAAGCCGCCAAATCCTGTATTCCATGAACGCACAAAACATGTGGAGCTAGACTGTCACAAGGTTCGGGATGCGGCTAAAGCAAAGTTCATATGTCTGCGTTTTGTTCGGTCTGCCTCCCAACTAGCTGATGTCTTCACCAAAGCATTGGGACGCCGAGACTTCGAAGAACTCATTGGCAAGTTGGGCATCTTTAGCAACCATGCTCCAACATGTGCCTAAGAGGCTTATCAATATACAACACATTCAATCTCTTTCTGTTCAAATCTCAATGCTATTAACATTCTCAAGTTATGTTGCTTAGAGTCGTTGATGAGAGTATCCATGTTCCTAATAAagcacaacaatcaacaactaCAAAAGCCGGCCACTAAACCACGATCAATAAAATGTCAAATAGACCTGAGTTGAAGCATATagcattttgattttgaaagataAATTGCCGCAAAGTTGTTGGTGCCGCGGGTGTAATTGAATCTTCTATTCATAATGGAATTGTGAATTCATTTATATCTTCAAGTAGAAACTTATAGAGAGATAATTATTATTAGAGGTATAGAGAACGTTGTGTGTTTAAGGAAATTACAAACCAAACACGACAAGGCCATTTTCAAGCCTGTGGTTGATAGGAGAAACCGTTAACCGTGAGGCCTCCATCAACACAAATAGTTTGACCTGTGATATATGAAGCTGCAGGTAGACACAAGAAGGCCACTAGTGATGCAACTTCATTCGGCTCTCCACAACGACCAAGTGGAGTTCTACTCAACAATGCCTCCTTGAAACTGACGTCCTCAAGAaacttttataaacaaaaaaaattgagaaatggtTAGAGGAATTGAAGTTCTTAAATTcacatgcaacaacaaaaaaaagtaagatttttgtattatttatttattacagaTTGAGACTGAGCAGTCTTGACAGCATTAGGTGCAACAGCATTAGCTCTTATGCCGTNTTACAGATTGACACATAGGAGTCGTGATAGCATTTGGCGCAACAGCATTGGCTCTTATGCCGTCTTTTGCCCATTCACATGCCAAATTTCTAGCTAGCTGATTCAGAGCtcctgaaaaataaattaacaaaacatttttttttgttaaagtaaaaaaacaaaatactactCGTTGATTTTGCAATGAATTGCCTCTCGTAGTAACTTAGCTAGGTTAACTTAAGTTACCTTTTGTTAGACCATAAATGGATCCAGCGTCGAAAGATATAACCCCTGCAACAGAGGAAAGGAAGATGATGCTTCCATAGCCTGAAGCCTCCTTCAAGAGAGGATGTGAAAGTTGGCAAAAATGGTAAGCAGCTTCCAAGTTTGTTGAGATATGGAAAGTCCAATCATCTGCCACATATTCTGTTGTTGGCTTTCCCCTGAGTACGCCCACGTTATTAACCTATGTTGTACAAAACAAATTCtctcatatataaattttagttatagaGTATGCGTAGTTGTTTCTATATAATGATCATTTACTTACAAGAATGTTGAGTTTGCCATCGAACACGGATGAGACGGTTTGCATCAGCTTTTCTCTCTCTGGACGAGAAGTTACATCACAAACTGAACCACTCACTTGAAACCCTTTCTTTTCCCATTCGCTTAAACTTTGATTGAGCAGAGTTTCGGATATATCGCACACATGGATTCTAGCTCCAAAACCAGCCAACTCTTCTACTATGGCATACCTAAACATAACATTCCACAAACTTTAATTCCTTCAAATAGTGACCATTTAGAAGCAGAACAATGGGGTAAAAGAGGTGATATAGAAAGATAGACAAACCCAATTCCGCTGGCTGCACCGGTCACAAGAGCAGTCATACCTTGAAGACTCCATCTTTTATCCATTTNCGTTGAGTTTGCCATCGAACAGGGATGAGACTGTTTGCATCAGCTTTTCTCTCTCAGGACGAGAGGTTACATCACAGACTGAACCACTCACTTGAAACCCTTTACTTTCCCATTCGCTTAAACTTTGATTGAGCAGAGTTTCTGATATATCGCACACATAGATTCTAGCTCCAAAACCAGCTAACTCTTCTACTATGGCATACCTAAACACTCTTGACCCATCAGGAAGTTAACAGCAAACAGAACAATAGATTGAAAAGTTGATGTAGAGAtaaaatagagaagaaagacGAACCCGATTCCGCTGGCTCCACCGGTCACAAGAGCAGTCATACCTTGAAGACTCCATCTTTTATCcatttttcttgcttgttacgagcaatgataataatatatatacaatcaatGTGGATCAGATAAAGTCTGAATTATTGAGTTAGTTTGTATGTGTGGTTCAGAATTATGTAGTAGTCAAAAGAGAGTGGCTAGAATATCTAAGTTAGTGGTCCTgaccaaaaaaacgaaaatttttagatattattcatTTGATGTTTTCGCTTAAGTTATAGTGTGTTCAAAAAGTCTTAATACACCGATAACTTCTAATATGATTTTGACTTCTTCACAGTTATATCTTTCGTAAAACAGAGAATATGAGAAATAACTTTTAAGCTTTTGCATTTAGTTTTGGATGACTACAATGATTGTTTGTGCCGTAGAGCCATCTCTCCTCTGAGTCATCATTGCATATTTGCATAGGGATTGTAAAGCATGGTGTGTTGTCACATGATTCTGTATTTGGATGAGTTTTGAAGTTGAAGACCATCTTCTCATTTGAGTCCAAGTTTTACTCTGCTTTTGCCTGCTATGTTTCTGCAAAAGGGCTTACTCTTACTTAATAGACAACATCTTCTTGCTAGGCTTCTTGTTCATCACGTTTTACGAATACCGAAATCTTAACCATTGTATAACATTAGGAAAGGGTATGCGCagttttttaaacaaagatgcATCGAACATCGTTGAAGGGATATGCATAAGTGTTTCTCTCTTGTGGAAAGAATCCACATAGAATTTTATTGAGCAGAGTTTTTGACAGGTTACAAGGCCAATAGGGAGTTTAGGATATTAAGACAAGAACATAACATGACCATTCTCAAGCCTGCTGCTGATAAGAGAAGCCATTAACAGTGAAACCTCCATCAACACAAATGGTTTGACCAGTTATATAAGAAGCTGCAGGTAGACACAAGAACACCACTAGTGATGCAACTTCATTCGGCTCTCCTAAGCGACCAAGTGGAATTCTACTCAACAATGCATCCTTGAAACGGACATCCTCAAGATACTTAAAGAATACACAATTTCGAAATTGTTAGAGGAACTGAGGTTGTTGTTATATTcacacaaaaacatgtaaaaagtTGTCTTTGATTTATTACAGATTGACACATAGGAGTCGTGATAGCATTTGGCGCAACAGCATTGGCTCTTATGCCGTCTTTTGCCCATTCACATGCCAAATTTTTAGCTAGCTGATTCAAAGCTCCTataaaaatacaacaacaacaaaaaaaaaacccttcttGGTTAGTCAGTCTTGCAATGAACTGCCTCTAGTACAAACCATGCATGGTTACCTTTAGTTAGACTATAAATAGATGCACCACCAAGTGATACAATCCCTCCAACAGATGAAACAAAGACGATGCTTCCATTGCCTGAAGCCTTTAAGAGAGGATGTGAAAGCTGACTAAAATGGAAAGCAGCTTCCAAATTTATTGACATGTGGAAAGAGAAATCTTCTTCCACATATTCTGTTGTTAGCTTCCCACGAAGTACACCAACATTATTAACCTATAACATATATGCTTAGGCGTTTTCATTAGATTTCTATTAAGGAGTACTACTATACTATAAGTTAATTTCACTTACTAAAATGTTGAGTTTTCCGTCGAACAGCGAGGAGATGGTTTGCATCAGTTTTTCTCTCTCGGGACGAGAGCTTACATCACAGACTGTTCCACTCACTTGAAACCCTTTCTTTTCCCATTCGCTTAAACTTTTAGTAAGCAGAGTTTCAGATATGTCACATACATGGATCCTAGCTCCAAAACTAGCTAACTCATCCACTATGGCATACCTAAACACTCTTGACCCATTAGGAAGCTAAACAGCAAACAGAACAATAGATTGAAATGTTGATGTAGAGAtaaaatagagaagaaagacGAACCCGATTCCGCTGGCTCCACCGGTGACAAGAGCAGTCATACTTTGAAGACTCCATCTTTTATCCATCTTTCTTGTATCTTACTTGAATTGAAGTCACCATGCCACagattttatatgtatataatgaATGTGGATCAGATAAGTGTGTGGCggctaaattaaaatatctaagCTAGTGGTCCAAAAAGACAACTGAAACTACAAGTCAGACTCGTGCACCAATTACGGTAAATGTTTCCACGTCTTcatttaaaataactaaaatggAACTGTTACCTTCACACTTTTGATGTGGCAAATGATGGATATGTTTAGTTGTCTGGTTTACTCTTTGATATAGATTAGtcaatcaaaagaaataaactGCTTAACATagtgtatttttgtttgtgaaaattGTGCTGTATAAAGTAAACTCTCTACACGGGACATAAACTCATCATAAGCTCTCATAGCTTGAGAGTTTTTATTAGAGAGAACatttaaacagagaaaacgtGAAAAGCTCATTATAAAGCTTGTGGCTGATAGGAGAAACCATTAACAGTGAACCCTCCATCAACACAAATGGTTTGACCAGTAATATAAGAAGCTACAGGGAGACACAAGAAGACCACAAGTGATGCAACTTCGTTCGGCTCACCAGCACGGCCAAGTGGAGTTCGACTGAACAATCCCTCCTTGAAACTTGCGTCCTCAAGATACTATTAAGAATACACAATTGAGAACTTATTAGAGGAATTGAGGTTTTTATATATTCACACCAAATATATTTAGAAGTCgtcttttgttttattacaGATTGAGACATAGGAGTATTGATGATATTAGGAGCAACAGCATTGGCTCTTATGCCATCTTTAG from Camelina sativa cultivar DH55 chromosome 7, Cs, whole genome shotgun sequence includes the following:
- the LOC104704398 gene encoding uncharacterized protein LOC104704398; its protein translation is MAETRSQTALKETVAHEASVVVREAEEAIGPQISKMISHTDTLEAKMMEHNEKIDSSIKEMFSAISLLLKSKETIPGTMERDLSPPRASTSHVVCLDSKALEDRGQTESSENYDTITRMGKIDFPRFDGDGVKEWLFKVEDLFELYRTPHSRKIKMAAVHFDSHAAHWHHALVQSNLYGHLLQDWDAYKMKIKERFDDVLEDPIVELKKLHETDGIVDYHQKFELLRTRVNMSEDYLVSAYLAGLRVDTQMHVRMFQPQTVHHCLMLGRLYEKAHPTKPISQFGTSTKPSSGNMSGKGILGVKKEPYSGGYSEKKTDEKGDGVGSKKFLSNAEMSDRRAKGLCYFCDEKYTPDHYLKHKRKQLYLIEVGGGEYESDEEEESLETMEVTPRVSVSAVSGVEEYDTMRVKGLYGKRIILMLVDSGSTHNFMDPRSAERLDCVIDSSQMTRVSVADGRKLMVHGAVYNFQWTFQNTTFTADFMLIPLGGCDMVLVIQWLRTLGVISWEFKELEMSFKYGNQRVMLHGIKPGSVRGVKVNKLKKIRDQEAQISMIYAAEGGNMEEMQLCSIEGENSVLAEDSGIGEVVQEFEEIFKEPTTLPPSRENHDHKIPLKEGANPINIRPYRYAVHQKNEIDKMVGELLEVGTIQGSSSPYASPVVLVKKKDGTWRLCVDYRGLNELTVKDRFPIPLIEDLLDELGGSSVFSKIDLRAGYHQVRMDPMDVHKTAFKTHNGHYEYLVMPFGLTNAPATFQNLMNTVFRKFLRRFVLIFFDDILVYSATKEEHAEHLRSVFQLMKENQLYAKQSXGGSSVFSKIDLRAGYHEVRMDPMDVHKTAFKTHNGHYEYLVMPFGLTNAPATFQNLMNTVFRKFLRRFVLIFFDDILVYSATKEEHAEHLRSVFQLMKENQLYAKQSKCSFATDKVEYLGHYIEGRGVSIDPNKVVAVAEWPVPVSLKQLRGFLGLAGYYRRFVCNFGTIARPLTALTKKNAFLWSGEAQQAFEELK
- the LOC109125406 gene encoding uncharacterized protein LOC109125406 produces the protein MTTVRATLKVAAARHWSLHQMDVHNAFLHGDLNEEIYMKLPPGFRPENGDRNLDLGALKYFLGTEVARREDGIFLNQRKYALDILKETGLLGSTPETFPMEQQHGLGRVTSPLLEEPARYRPLRPTQAHWEVALHVVCYLNGSPGQGILLSSDDDLKLTGWCDADWAGCPVNRRSLIGWLVSLGTSPLS
- the LOC104700574 gene encoding tropinone reductase homolog At2g29320 isoform X2, with product MTALVTGAASGIGYAIVEELAGFGARIHVCDISETLLNQSLSEWEKKGFQVSGSVCDVTSRPEREKLMQTVSSVFDGKLNILVNNVGVLRGKPTTEYVADDWTFHISTNLEAAYHFCQLSHPLLKEASGYGSIIFLSSVAGVISFDAGSIYGLTKGALNQLARNLACEWAKDGIRANAVAPNAVKTAQSQSFLEDVSFKEALLSRTPLGRCGEPNEVASLVAFLCLPAASYITGQTICVDGGLTVNGFSYQPQA
- the LOC104700574 gene encoding tropinone reductase homolog At2g29320 isoform X1, encoding MDKRWSLQGMTALVTGGASGIGYAIVEELAGFGARIYVCDISETLLNQSLSEWESKGFQVSGSVCDVTSRPEREKLMQTVSSLFDGKLNVLVNNVGVLRGKPTTEYVADDWTFHISTNLEAAYHFCQLSHPLLKEASGYGSIIFLSSVAGVISFDAGSIYGLTKGALNQLARNLACEWAKDGIRANAVAPNAVKTAQSQSFLEDVSFKEALLSRTPLGRCGEPNEVASLVAFLCLPAASYITGQTICVDGGLTVNGFSYQPQA
- the LOC104700574 gene encoding tropinone reductase homolog At2g29320 isoform X3, whose protein sequence is MDKRWSLQGMTALVTGAASGIGYAIVEELAGFGARIHVCDISETLLNQSLSEWEKKGFQVSGSVCDVTSRPEREKLMQTVSSVFDGKLNILVNNVGVLRGKPTTEYVADDWTFHISTNLEAAYHFCQLSHPLLKEASGYGSIIFLSSVAGVISFDAGSIYGLTKGALNQLARNLACEWAKDGIRANAVAPNAITTPMCQSFLEDVSFKEALLSRTPLGRCGEPNEVASLVAFLCLPAASYITGQTICVDGGLTVNGFSYQPQA
- the LOC104700573 gene encoding tropinone reductase homolog At2g29310-like isoform X1, producing MDKRWSLQSMTALVTGGASGIGYAIVDELASFGARIHVCDISETLLTKSLSEWEKKGFQVSGTVCDVSSRPEREKLMQTISSLFDGKLNILVNNVGVLRGKLTTEYVEEDFSFHMSINLEAAFHFSQLSHPLLKASGNGSIVFVSSVGGIVSLGGASIYSLTKGALNQLAKNLACEWAKDGIRANAVAPNAITTPMCQSYLEDVRFKDALLSRIPLGRLGEPNEVASLVVFLCLPAASYITGQTICVDGGFTVNGFSYQQQA
- the LOC104700573 gene encoding tropinone reductase homolog At2g29310-like isoform X2, producing the protein MESSKYDCSCHRWSQRNRVLFRYAIVDELASFGARIHVCDISETLLTKSLSEWEKKGFQVSGTVCDVSSRPEREKLMQTISSLFDGKLNILVNNVGVLRGKLTTEYVEEDFSFHMSINLEAAFHFSQLSHPLLKASGNGSIVFVSSVGGIVSLGGASIYSLTKGALNQLAKNLACEWAKDGIRANAVAPNAITTPMCQSYLEDVRFKDALLSRIPLGRLGEPNEVASLVVFLCLPAASYITGQTICVDGGFTVNGFSYQQQA